agaggagagaaaggataTCTACTCTCACCCCTtactttcaacattttattgGTGGTCCTAGTCAATgtaataaggcaaaaaaaaaattaaaaagaaggccaggcacggtggctcacgcctgtaatcccggcactttgggaggctgaggcaggcggatcacgaggtcagatcgagaccatcctggctaacacggtgaaacccagtctctactaaaaatccaaaaaaaaaaaaattagccgggcgaggtggcgggagcctgtagtcccagctacgcgggaggctgaggcaggagaatggcgtgaaccccagggggcggagcctgcagtgagccgagatggcgccactgcactccagcctgggtgaaagagcgagactccgtctcaaaaaaaaaaaaaaaaatttaaaagaaaaactgtctCTATTGACTGTaattgtctacatagaaaatcctaaaatatcTACAAAACGTCTACCATAATTAAATTTATCAAGGTCATAGGATATAAGGACAATTATAAAACCAattgtatttctctatttttaaagtaaacaatttaaaaaacaatttttaaagctctctttctctcatatatatatatatatatatatatgtatatatcagagTATTCTTTAAAATACAATACTTGAATTGTGTTCGCAGCCGCCGCCGCACCGCCGTCGCTCTCCAACGCCAGAGCTGCCTCTCGCTCGCCGAGCTCCAGCCGAAGAAGAAGGGGGGTAAGTAAGGATGTCTCTGTACCACGGCTCGTACAAAGCAGACTGCCCGCAAATCGACCGGTGGTAAAGCGCCCAGGAAGCAACTGGCTACAAAAGCCGCTCGCAAGAGTGCGCCCTCTACTGGAGGGGTGAAGAAACCTCATCGTTACAGGCCTGGTACTGTGGCGCTCCGTGAAATTAGACGTTATCAGAAGTCCACCGAACTTCTGATTCGCAAACTTCCCTTCCAGCGTCTGGTGCGAGAAATTGCTCAGGACTTTAAAAGAGATCTGCGCTTCCAGAGCGCAGCTATCGGTGCTCTGCAGGAGGCAAGTGAGGCCTATCTGGTTGGCCTTTTTGAAGACACTAACCTGTGTGCTATCCATGCCAAACGTGTAACAATTATGCCAAAAGGCATCCAGCTAGCACGCCGCATACGTGGAGAACGTGCTTAAGAATCCACTATGATGGGAAAcatttcattctcaaaaaaaaaaaaaattttctcttcttcttgttATTGGTAGTTCCGAAcgttagatattttttttccatgggGTCAAAAGGTACCTAAGTATATGATTGGAGAGTGGAAAAATAGGGGACAGAAATCAGGTATTGgcagtttttccattttcatttgtgtgtgaatttttaatataaatgcgGAGACGTAAAGCATTAATGCAAGTTAAAATGTTTCAGTGAACAAGTTTCAGCGGTTcaactttataataattataaataaacctGTTAAATTTTTCTGGACAATGCCAGCATTTGgacttttttaaaacaagtaaattTCTTATTGATGGCAACTAAATGGTGTTTGTAGCATTTTTATCATACAGTAGATTCCATCCATTCACTATACTTTTCTAACTGAGTTGTCCTACATGCAAGTACATGTTTTTAATGTTGTCTGTCTGCTGTGCTGTTCCTGTAAGTTtgctattaaaatacattaaactaaaaaaaaaaataaaaaaataaaataaaatacaatacttaggaataaatttaataaaaactgtATAAGACCTCTACACTGAAAAacaacattgctgaaagaaagtagagaagacctaaataaatggagagataaaccatgttcatagattggaaaacTCAATACTAGGTGtcaattttccccaaattaatctgTACACTTCAAGCTGCTAATGCCAAAATTCTGGCAGCCATTGTTAAACAGAAATACATAAGCTAGCTTAAAATTTAAGTAGGAGTACAAAGAACCTAGAATAGCAAAAACTTTTTTCgaaaagaacaacaaagatgaaaGACTCATACCAcatgacttcaagacttactataaaggtacaataataaatatatggTGGTTTAGCCTGAAGATAGATcaacaaaacagaatagagagttcagaaatagactcacagttATAAGGCCAACTGATTTTCTACAAAACATcaattgttatgttttgtttctacaaaatataattcattgggaaaaggatagtcttttcaactgGCATACAGCTGAGAAAAAAAGCGAATGTTGATCTTCACCTCACAACACACAAGCCAAAATAATTTAGATGGATAATAAACCTAAAGacaaatacaaaacataaaacatcTAAAAAAAATTTGGGGTTTTCATGACCTTGTCATAGGCTGACTTTTTTTAGGTAGAATAAAAGGAAGCAAAAACCATTAATGAAAATATCTGTATattaaacttcatcaaaatttaaaaatacttcccaAAAGTCACCATGAAGAATATGATAGCCAAACATAAACTgatagaaaatattcacaaaacatATATCTGGacaaaagatataataaaaattgGCAGAGGACTTAAGCAGACTCTTCACAAAGGAAGATATACAACTGaccaatgagcacatgaaaaagtGTTCGACATAAtttgtcatcaggaaaatgcatattaaattAGCTAGTAAATATTAAATTGAGCAATTGGCTACTATTACACAACAActgaaatggctaaaattaaaatattgacaaTATCAAATATTAATGAGAATGTGAAGCATAAGAATTCTCATAGACTGGTGGGCAGTGTTAAATGAAACAATCAATTTAGAAAAGTGTTGGTTAGTTTCCCATACGATTAAACacaaatctacctatgacctgcaTCTCACTTTTAGATGCTTACCCAAGAGAATGAAAACTCATGTCCACAAAATAAACTAGTAcgtgaatgttcataacagctttatttataaaagccCAAAACTGGGAACAACACAAATGTCTATTAACAGGAGAACAAATAAACAATCTGTGATATATTCATACGAAGAAATACTACTCTAAGAAAAAGGGGTGAGCTTTTATTACACAACAATGTGGATAAATTTCATACCCAATACCCTGAGTGAAAGAAACTAGACATGGTAGTCCCTGCCTTATCCTCGGGAAATATGGTTCAAGACCTGAAACCTCAGATACCACCGAACTTGATTGACCTCTAGGAATGGCacataatttaaaacttacaaattgtttatttctggaatttttcatttaatattttcagacagcAGTTGACAGGATAACTGCAGAAAGCAAACCACAGATAAGGGGAGATTACTGAACATACCATATGATTCTCTATATAAAGTTCTCCTATAGGTAAAACTATTTATTTGTGACGAGAAATAGAAAAGTGAGGAAATTAACTGGGAAGTACCACCAGGAAGCTCTCTGGTGTGACGGAAAAGTCTGTAACTTGATAGGTTACGGGAGacacatgtatttatgtatttatcaaaacatataaaagtagatacttaatatttgtacatttaactgtatgtaaattttatgtcaaaaatgtaaacaatgaaAGGGTTGGTTTTGGGGGTTTATTCCTTCCAGATTTTACCTTTTTGTAACTTCTTCATTTGTTCTGGCTCTTAACTTAGAATAACTAAAGCAAAACTACTCCTCCCTTTACACATGTGTGGTCCAGTATGGTGGTTAGTGTTAAACTGTGGTCTAGTATAGTGAAGGCAAATGAATTCCGGTTTGAGAGTTAACTTTGGTTAGTTGACAGTAGCTACCCAGGGCAACATTTATAGAAAGAATTTGTGACTTTGTCCAATTCCTctgttatagactgaatgtttatatCCCCCTATAAcgtatatgttgaagccctaattcccaatgtaatggtatttggaggtggagtcTTGGGGAGGTAATCcgatttagatgaggtcatgaaggtGAAGCCCCAGTGATGGAATTAGTACTCTTACAGAAAGAGGGAgacactctttctctctttaccATGTGACAATACAGGGAGAATATAGCTGtcagtaaaccaaaaataaaatctgctCGCACCTTGACCTcatacttcccagcctccagaattgtgagaaatagacagctgctgtttaagccaccccatCTGTGATACTTCGTTATAGCAGCACAAGCTGACTAAGACACCTTCTGAGGGACTTGAGATTAACTGCTCTCAGTGGATGAACATTATCTGTCAGGCAAACAGGAGAAGTGATGAGGAAGCTGCAGCCCATTCAACATCTTCCACCCTTATCAATGGCAAATTTGGTCTAAAACATCCAAGAGACTGCCTTTTATATACTTTTGCAACATAAATATCATTAGGTCAACataagggaacatcacacactgagttTTCTTCATAGCGTGTCATAATAAATTGCAGAGCAAACTAAGGATGAAGTCATCTGATGACAAGTGTTCTTGTCTAACTTTTTACCTAACTACATGTTGCAGACCTGAAACtactgataatttattttattcattttatgtataATACAATACAAACATATACAATGTGTATAATCTATACATGTattattataaacaatgataaaatGAACATGAACCACCTACCACTAAGCTTAAGAAATCAAGCAATACCAAACTGGTGAACCCCTAGGTGTCTTTCCCTATTATATTCCCCTCATCACTCCTAtgatttgtggatttttttcccaacattatgtttttgaaataaattcatGTTGACATTGGTAGTTATGGTTCACTAATCTTCACTGCCATAAATTATTCCATCCTATCGCACTTTATCCATTCTCAAAGtagtaatttttgttgtttccagTTCATCACTACTACAATTAATGCTTCTATAAACAGTGAACATAGTCAAGGGTTTTGAGAGTGTATTATAGTAGCTCAATTCCCATGCCAAAAATTGATACTCAATTTTACAAGACAGTACAACTTGCTTCCCAAAATGGTTATACCAATTTACACTTCCATCCATTGCATAtaagatatttcttaaaaaatacttaGTAGTCTccagtgtgttttgtttttgtttatattgagacaaggtctcactctgtcactcaggctggagtgcactggcaccatctcagctcactgccctctgcctccccggttcaagtgattctcccacctcagcctcccaagtagctgggattacaagcacgcaccaccaagtcttgctattttttttattttttggtagagacagggtttcaccacattggcc
The Symphalangus syndactylus isolate Jambi chromosome 15, NHGRI_mSymSyn1-v2.1_pri, whole genome shotgun sequence DNA segment above includes these coding regions:
- the LOC129463735 gene encoding histone H3.3A-like; its protein translation is CLCTTARTKQTARKSTGGKAPRKQLATKAARKSAPSTGGVKKPHRYRPGTVALREIRRYQKSTELLIRKLPFQRLVREIAQDFKRDLRFQSAAIGALQEASEAYLVGLFEDTNLCAIHAKRVTIMPKGIQLARRIRGERA